A single Cannabis sativa cultivar Pink pepper isolate KNU-18-1 chromosome 7, ASM2916894v1, whole genome shotgun sequence DNA region contains:
- the LOC133039672 gene encoding uncharacterized protein LOC133039672, which yields MLNGINFKDGKKNLLIVLGCMDLDHAIRNEQPAPLTNKSSHDDKREFEKWDRSNRMSLMIMKHNIPEAFWGTYSEGVTMAKNFLEQIEEHFTKNDKVEMTTLLGSLMSMKYKSQENVMEMHHIVSRLRTLKIELSDDVLVLMVLLTLAPQFNQFKISYNCQKEKWTLNELIFHCVQEEERLKKDKTESAHLAMTPKDKGKKRKFENEVAKGPV from the coding sequence ATGCTTAATGGGatcaatttcaaggatgggaaAAAGAATTTACTTATAGTTCTGGGATGTATGGATTTAGATCATGCAATAAGGAATGAACAACCTGCACCTCTCACTAACAAAAGTTCCCATGATGATAAAAGGGAATTTGAGAAGTGGGATCGTTCAAATCGCATGAgtctaatgattatgaaacacaACATTCCAGAAGCCTTTTGGGGCACATACTCTGAAGGGGTTACTATGGCTAAAAATTTTCTTGAACAAATTGAGGAACATTTTACTAAAAACGATAAGGTTGAAATGACAACACTTCTTGGTTCTTTAATGAGCATGAAGTATAAGAGTCAAGAAAATGTAATGGAAATGCATCATATTGTCTCAAGATTAAGGACACTTAAGATTGAGCTTTCGGATGATGTACTTGTACTCATGGTTTTGTTAACGCTTGCTCCACagtttaaccaatttaaaattagttacaactgCCAAAAGGAGAAATGGACTCTCAACGAGCTCATTTTCCATTGtgtgcaagaggaagaaaggttAAAAAAGGATAAAACTGAAAGTGCTCACTTGGCCATGACCcctaaggataagggcaagaaaagaaaatttgagAATGAAGTTGCTAAGGGTCCAGTTTAA